In Natronomonas halophila, one DNA window encodes the following:
- a CDS encoding cupin domain-containing protein, whose amino-acid sequence MGPVHEPDIEWTETERGETTFKRKQLGEAADSEQLGCSLYELPAESKSWPYHYHTANEEALYVLDGTGTLRLGGETHDLRAGDYVAFPADESGAHRVVNDSEEPLRYLAFSTMNEPDVTKYPDSEKVGVFVGAPPGGRDGRTLTKYYRQDDDVDYWEDE is encoded by the coding sequence GACGGAGACCGAGCGTGGAGAGACGACGTTCAAGCGCAAACAACTCGGCGAGGCCGCCGATAGCGAGCAGTTGGGCTGTAGCCTCTACGAACTCCCCGCCGAGAGCAAATCCTGGCCGTACCATTATCACACCGCCAACGAGGAAGCCCTCTACGTTCTCGACGGGACGGGGACGCTCCGACTGGGCGGCGAAACGCATGACCTCCGTGCGGGCGATTACGTCGCGTTCCCGGCCGACGAATCGGGCGCACACAGGGTCGTGAACGACTCCGAAGAACCGCTCCGATACCTCGCCTTCTCGACGATGAACGAACCCGATGTGACGAAGTACCCCGATTCGGAGAAGGTCGGCGTCTTCGTCGGGGCACCGCCCGGCGGCCGGGACGGACGAACGCTCACGAAGTACTACCGCCAAGACGACGACGTGGACTACTGGGAAGACGAATAG
- the hemA gene encoding glutamyl-tRNA reductase — translation MTIGTGIIAGISVSHSDAAVEEIEAACADSQRVAVESLLDEPGVSEAFVLQTCNRAEAYVVAESESTGREALERHLGSAAGAGRDLGHETSLRHLMRVACGLESLVLGEDQILGQVRDAYEDARAAGGIGPTLDDALLKALHVGERARSETAINEGVVSLGSAAVRLAKSERDIEGATALVVGAGEMATLSAQALAEEVDRVLVANRTVPHAEHVVKEIDADGSALGLDAVPAAAADADLVITATGSNDHVLDHADLTDVGETLLIDLAQPRDIAPEADDIDGIDVRDLDTLQSVTDRTREQRREAAEAVEAMIDDEFDHLISQYKRKRADQVIAAMYEGAERIKARELRTAISKLESEGTEVGEAEREVIESMADALVGQLLSAPTQSLRDAAENDDWSTINTALQLFGSSLQPDSAEIPSIPDGPEEVPEEMRQEMPAHVLEQLGAEDAD, via the coding sequence GTGACAATTGGAACAGGCATCATCGCGGGAATCAGCGTCTCTCACAGCGATGCGGCCGTCGAGGAGATAGAGGCCGCGTGCGCCGACTCACAGCGCGTGGCAGTCGAATCCCTCCTCGACGAGCCGGGCGTCTCCGAGGCGTTCGTCCTCCAGACGTGCAACCGCGCGGAGGCCTACGTCGTCGCCGAGAGCGAATCGACCGGCCGCGAGGCCCTCGAACGGCATCTCGGCAGCGCGGCCGGCGCCGGCCGTGACCTCGGCCACGAAACGAGCCTTCGACACCTGATGCGTGTGGCCTGTGGGCTCGAATCGCTCGTCCTCGGTGAGGACCAGATTCTCGGACAGGTCCGGGACGCCTACGAGGACGCCCGCGCCGCGGGCGGCATCGGCCCGACGCTGGACGACGCGCTTCTCAAGGCACTCCACGTCGGCGAGCGCGCTCGCAGCGAGACTGCCATCAACGAGGGCGTCGTCTCGCTCGGTTCCGCGGCCGTCCGCCTCGCCAAGAGCGAACGCGACATCGAGGGCGCCACCGCACTCGTCGTCGGTGCCGGCGAGATGGCCACCCTCTCGGCGCAAGCGCTCGCCGAGGAAGTCGACCGCGTCCTCGTCGCCAACCGCACCGTCCCCCACGCCGAACACGTCGTCAAGGAAATCGACGCCGACGGCTCGGCGCTCGGCCTCGATGCCGTCCCCGCGGCCGCGGCCGACGCCGACCTCGTCATCACCGCAACGGGCAGCAACGACCACGTTCTCGACCATGCGGACCTGACCGACGTTGGCGAAACGCTGCTCATCGACCTCGCACAGCCGCGCGACATAGCGCCCGAGGCCGACGACATCGACGGCATCGACGTCCGGGATCTCGATACCCTCCAGTCGGTTACCGACCGGACGCGCGAACAGCGCCGCGAAGCCGCCGAGGCCGTCGAGGCGATGATCGACGACGAGTTCGACCACCTCATCAGCCAGTACAAGCGCAAACGCGCCGACCAGGTCATCGCCGCGATGTACGAAGGCGCCGAGCGCATCAAGGCCCGCGAACTCCGAACTGCCATCTCGAAACTCGAATCCGAAGGTACCGAGGTTGGGGAAGCCGAACGCGAAGTCATCGAATCCATGGCCGACGCGCTCGTCGGCCAACTGCTTTCGGCGCCGACCCAGAGCCTCCGAGACGCCGCCGAAAACGACGACTGGTCGACTATCAACACCGCCCTCCAGCTGTTCGGTTCCAGCCTCCAGCCGGACTCCGCCGAGATTCCCTCCATCCCCGACGGGCCCGAAGAGGTCCCCGAGGAGATGCGTCAGGAGATGCCGGCCCACGTGCTGGAGCAGTTGGGCGCCGAAGACGCTGATTAA
- a CDS encoding precorrin-2 dehydrogenase/sirohydrochlorin ferrochelatase family protein produces MIPLYHDFTDETVLVVGGGPVGARKARRFAREAEVVVVSPEFPADDYGGAERVRAAPGPDEIPTWFDRTDPVLAVAATNDDAVNEAVESVAQERDVLVNRADHSGGRDVGSVVVPATIRDGDVVVSISTGGASPALSKELRKRIETELEGAGEMAELTADLRADLKARDLSPAERRTAVRAVVQSPQVWKDLGTGRSKRQRTVDAVVEAALGDNE; encoded by the coding sequence ATGATTCCCCTCTATCACGATTTTACCGACGAAACCGTCCTCGTCGTCGGCGGCGGCCCCGTCGGCGCACGGAAGGCCCGGCGGTTCGCTCGTGAGGCCGAGGTGGTCGTCGTCTCGCCGGAGTTCCCGGCCGACGACTACGGCGGCGCCGAACGCGTACGCGCCGCACCCGGCCCCGATGAAATCCCGACGTGGTTCGACCGGACCGACCCCGTCCTCGCAGTCGCGGCGACGAACGACGACGCCGTCAACGAAGCGGTCGAATCGGTCGCACAGGAACGCGACGTTCTGGTCAATCGGGCGGACCACTCCGGCGGCCGTGACGTCGGTAGCGTCGTCGTCCCTGCGACGATCCGAGACGGCGACGTCGTGGTCTCGATTTCGACCGGCGGCGCCAGTCCCGCGCTATCGAAGGAACTCCGCAAGCGCATCGAGACCGAACTCGAGGGCGCGGGCGAGATGGCGGAGTTGACCGCTGACCTCCGTGCCGACTTGAAGGCCCGGGACCTCTCGCCGGCCGAGCGCCGGACGGCGGTACGAGCGGTCGTGCAATCCCCGCAGGTTTGGAAGGATTTAGGTACGGGAAGGTCCAAGCGTCAGCGAACAGTAGACGCCGTGGTAGAAGCGGCGTTGGGTGACAACGAGTGA
- a CDS encoding Lrp/AsnC family transcriptional regulator — MSETAGLDRIDRAVINAFQGGFPVVEEPFGPAAEALRDRGIEITADELLARVQELDEEGVLTRFGALINAQEIGGAATLVAMHAPEDRFEEVAEQVNSHREVAHNYRREHPHLNMWFVVSVADPDAVERVLADIEEETGQETYNLPKQQEFRVEAKFLLDGPVPDGDVDLSGVGPDVESVHRDSLTPDERDLVVEIQGGLPISATPYADIAAELGVDTEWVIETIKRFNEEGKVRRVGVIPNHYSLGYTENGMTVWNVPDDLVEEVGPEVAGLGFVTHCYERPRHEGVWPYNFFAMTHGRSEEESRERIQQVKETMDEYWDVGDDDWDTLFSSEILKKTGIRLDERAEANTDGE, encoded by the coding sequence ATGAGTGAAACCGCCGGGTTGGACCGAATCGACCGGGCCGTCATCAACGCCTTCCAAGGCGGCTTTCCGGTCGTCGAGGAACCGTTCGGACCGGCCGCCGAGGCGCTCCGCGATCGCGGCATCGAGATTACTGCCGACGAACTGCTGGCCCGCGTGCAGGAACTGGACGAAGAGGGCGTTCTCACGCGGTTCGGTGCCCTCATCAACGCCCAGGAAATCGGCGGTGCGGCGACGCTCGTCGCGATGCACGCCCCCGAAGACCGCTTCGAGGAGGTGGCCGAACAGGTCAACAGCCACCGTGAGGTCGCACACAACTACCGGCGCGAACATCCGCACCTCAACATGTGGTTCGTCGTCTCGGTGGCCGACCCCGACGCCGTCGAGCGCGTGCTGGCCGACATCGAGGAGGAAACGGGTCAGGAGACGTACAACCTCCCGAAACAGCAGGAGTTCCGCGTCGAAGCGAAGTTCCTACTGGACGGTCCCGTTCCCGACGGTGACGTGGACCTCTCGGGGGTCGGTCCCGACGTCGAGTCAGTCCACCGTGACAGTCTGACCCCCGACGAGCGCGACCTCGTCGTCGAGATTCAGGGCGGGCTGCCGATTTCGGCGACGCCCTACGCCGACATCGCCGCGGAGTTGGGCGTCGATACCGAGTGGGTTATCGAGACCATCAAGCGATTCAACGAGGAAGGGAAGGTTCGCCGGGTCGGCGTCATCCCGAACCACTATTCGCTCGGCTACACCGAGAACGGGATGACCGTTTGGAACGTCCCCGACGACCTGGTCGAGGAGGTCGGCCCCGAAGTCGCGGGCCTCGGCTTCGTCACGCATTGTTACGAGCGCCCCCGTCACGAGGGCGTCTGGCCGTACAACTTCTTCGCGATGACCCACGGCCGCTCCGAGGAGGAAAGCCGAGAGCGCATCCAGCAGGTCAAAGAGACGATGGACGAGTACTGGGACGTCGGCGACGACGACTGGGACACGCTGTTTTCCAGCGAAATCCTGAAGAAGACGGGCATCCGCCTCGACGAACGCGCCGAGGCGAACACGGACGGCGAGTGA
- a CDS encoding DUF5778 family protein, with protein MSDAIDEDLYERTRALLEPGEIQLNGVIVRTDLTGDEEPTLHQATLDIGNIIAEASGLDPKDTYVYSGNDDDRFGVNQHQGLTLDDEEFVWECQQLARDGTYDIVFYYEADADQEVIVESVEELGFDATGVRGE; from the coding sequence ATGAGTGACGCTATCGACGAGGACCTTTATGAGCGGACCCGTGCGCTGCTCGAACCCGGAGAGATACAACTGAACGGCGTCATCGTCCGGACCGACCTGACCGGCGACGAAGAGCCGACTCTGCATCAGGCCACGCTGGATATCGGGAACATCATCGCCGAAGCAAGCGGTCTCGACCCGAAGGACACCTACGTCTACTCGGGCAACGACGACGACCGCTTCGGTGTCAACCAGCATCAGGGCCTGACGCTGGACGACGAGGAGTTCGTCTGGGAGTGTCAGCAACTCGCCCGCGACGGCACCTACGATATCGTCTTCTACTACGAGGCCGACGCCGATCAGGAGGTCATCGTCGAGAGCGTCGAGGAACTCGGCTTCGACGCGACGGGCGTCCGCGGTGAGTAA
- a CDS encoding cold-shock protein, with product MAKGVVDFFNDTGGYGFIETDEADEDVFFHMEDVGGPDLEEGQEVEFEIEEAEKGPRAKNLERL from the coding sequence ATGGCGAAAGGCGTGGTTGACTTCTTCAACGACACTGGCGGTTACGGTTTCATCGAGACTGACGAAGCTGACGAAGACGTGTTCTTCCACATGGAAGACGTCGGCGGCCCGGACCTCGAAGAGGGGCAAGAGGTCGAATTCGAGATCGAGGAGGCCGAGAAAGGCCCGCGGGCGAAGAACCTCGAACGACTGTAA
- the uppS gene encoding polyprenyl diphosphate synthase — translation MRRLRGLLEGAYERLLEREVSGAPSHVAVIQDGNRRYARKQGEEKTEGHRAGADTTESILQWCSELGVEELTLYAFSTENFNRPEDEREALFDLITDKLRTFADREEVHDERVRIRAIGETQRLPPRVREAIDYAESRTADYDDLQLNVALAYGGRAELLGVARDIAEEAADGRLGPADVGVEEIERRLTTNPTRAVDLIIRTGGDERTSNFLPWHANGNEAAVYFCTPYWPEFSRVDFLRAIRTYESRQESWRRTRARRAAALIRSVGDVELEEARNVVGRFREYLDDDIEDIEPAEAADPEPTAD, via the coding sequence ATGAGACGACTTCGTGGGCTCCTCGAAGGCGCGTACGAACGGCTCCTCGAACGCGAGGTTTCGGGCGCGCCGTCGCACGTCGCCGTCATTCAGGACGGTAACCGGAGATACGCGCGCAAGCAGGGCGAGGAAAAGACCGAAGGCCACCGCGCGGGCGCCGACACCACCGAGAGCATCCTCCAGTGGTGCTCGGAGCTCGGCGTCGAGGAACTGACGCTGTATGCCTTCTCCACGGAGAACTTCAACCGCCCCGAGGACGAACGCGAAGCGCTGTTCGACCTGATAACCGACAAACTCCGAACCTTCGCCGACCGCGAGGAGGTCCACGACGAGCGCGTCCGTATCCGCGCCATCGGCGAGACGCAACGGCTCCCACCCCGCGTCCGCGAGGCCATCGACTACGCCGAATCCCGGACGGCGGACTACGACGACCTGCAGTTGAACGTCGCACTGGCCTACGGCGGCCGCGCGGAACTCCTGGGCGTCGCCCGTGACATCGCCGAGGAGGCCGCGGACGGCCGACTCGGCCCTGCCGACGTCGGTGTCGAGGAGATCGAGCGCAGGCTGACCACCAACCCGACGCGTGCGGTCGACCTCATCATCCGAACCGGTGGCGACGAACGCACCTCGAACTTCCTGCCGTGGCACGCCAACGGCAACGAGGCGGCGGTCTACTTCTGTACGCCCTACTGGCCGGAGTTCTCCCGGGTGGACTTCCTGCGTGCGATTCGAACCTACGAATCCAGACAGGAATCGTGGCGCCGCACCCGTGCCCGCCGTGCGGCCGCCCTCATCCGCTCGGTCGGCGACGTGGAGCTGGAGGAAGCCCGCAACGTCGTGGGGCGCTTCCGCGAGTACCTCGACGACGATATCGAGGATATCGAACCGGCTGAGGCCGCAGACCCCGAACCGACGGCTGACTGA
- a CDS encoding undecaprenyl diphosphate synthase family protein produces MGLYDRYLAARVRLSDADVPERVALVITEHDLLEQGAYDTLSAFLEWAFDTGVERVLIYVSVLDKAAVPTLRNALSDLDSPRPVAVRSPEDDAAADAPVQVSIGLGGREEFAAAVRQIAEAAADGDLDPEDIDEETIEERLVFQTPPDLVIKTGAERLSDFLIWQSVYSELYFTDVNWRDFRRRDFLRAVREYQERQRRFGR; encoded by the coding sequence GTGGGACTCTACGACCGATACCTCGCCGCCAGGGTCCGCCTGAGCGACGCCGACGTCCCCGAACGGGTCGCCTTGGTCATCACCGAACACGACCTGCTCGAACAGGGCGCCTACGACACGCTCTCGGCGTTCCTCGAATGGGCCTTCGATACCGGCGTCGAGCGCGTTCTCATCTACGTCAGCGTCCTCGACAAAGCCGCCGTCCCGACCCTGCGGAACGCCCTCTCGGATCTGGATAGCCCCCGACCGGTCGCCGTCCGCAGCCCAGAGGACGATGCCGCCGCCGACGCGCCCGTTCAGGTGAGCATCGGCCTCGGCGGCCGCGAGGAGTTCGCCGCGGCCGTCCGGCAAATCGCCGAAGCCGCTGCCGACGGCGACCTCGACCCGGAGGATATCGACGAGGAGACCATCGAGGAACGGCTCGTCTTCCAGACGCCGCCGGACCTCGTCATCAAGACCGGCGCCGAACGCCTCTCGGATTTCCTCATCTGGCAGTCCGTCTACTCGGAACTCTACTTCACCGACGTCAACTGGCGGGACTTCCGCCGTCGGGACTTCCTCCGGGCGGTTCGGGAGTATCAGGAGCGTCAACGCCGCTTTGGCCGGTAA
- a CDS encoding DUF92 domain-containing protein: protein MTGDVGRAIGFAVVGALALLAPLLEGRVDDRVAAVGTVAPFVVVAAVAYLSTSGPLFELFARPGDREEGRLYGLASFSLGIAGLAVIYVAFEFPVSAFLVAVFALTVGNLGQELTARYTPDPAVGTSAFAVLGTIGAVCAMLLAGVLGASVPALPLAVFVAASGALLGALIRSVLFVRDDSLVVLSVGLVVWFFLELGLAPTLRRVGIGIALTAALGYVAYGLGTASVTGMLTGVLLALFTVVLGGFGWFVLLVTFFGLGGLASKYRYDEKLDRGIAQENEGARGGGNVLANSAVALVAVVAFAVSGHVGVPSAVFRFAFAGAVAAALADTFSSEFGGLFDTPRLITTLRPVAPGTDGAVTWQGVVAGLVGSAIIGGLSGVFFGLNAPGVLLVVFAGVVGMTVDSLLGATLEGDYLGNQGVNLLATLSAGLVAGLAALWL, encoded by the coding sequence GTGACTGGCGACGTAGGCCGTGCCATCGGGTTCGCTGTCGTCGGAGCGTTGGCCCTGCTCGCGCCCCTGCTGGAGGGCCGGGTCGATGACCGCGTGGCGGCGGTCGGAACCGTCGCTCCGTTCGTGGTCGTCGCCGCCGTCGCTTACCTCTCGACGAGCGGCCCGCTTTTCGAACTCTTCGCCCGCCCCGGCGACCGCGAGGAGGGGCGGCTCTACGGGCTTGCCTCCTTCAGCCTCGGCATCGCCGGCCTCGCGGTCATCTACGTCGCCTTCGAGTTCCCGGTTTCGGCGTTCCTCGTCGCCGTCTTCGCCCTGACGGTCGGCAATCTCGGACAGGAACTCACCGCCCGCTACACCCCCGACCCGGCCGTCGGCACGTCGGCGTTCGCCGTTCTCGGAACCATCGGAGCCGTCTGTGCGATGTTGCTGGCTGGCGTGCTCGGCGCGTCGGTACCCGCACTTCCCCTCGCCGTGTTCGTCGCTGCAAGCGGTGCGCTGCTGGGCGCGCTCATCCGGTCGGTGCTGTTCGTCCGTGACGACTCGCTCGTCGTCCTCTCGGTCGGTCTCGTCGTCTGGTTCTTCCTGGAACTCGGCCTCGCGCCGACACTCCGGCGGGTCGGCATCGGCATCGCGTTGACTGCGGCGCTCGGCTACGTCGCCTACGGCCTCGGTACCGCCTCGGTGACAGGGATGCTCACCGGAGTCCTGCTGGCGCTCTTTACCGTCGTTTTGGGTGGGTTCGGCTGGTTCGTCCTCCTCGTAACGTTCTTCGGGTTGGGCGGCCTCGCCTCGAAGTACCGCTACGATGAAAAACTCGACCGCGGCATCGCCCAAGAGAACGAGGGCGCCCGCGGCGGCGGTAACGTGCTGGCGAATTCGGCGGTCGCCCTCGTCGCCGTCGTCGCCTTCGCCGTTTCGGGCCACGTCGGCGTCCCCTCTGCCGTCTTCCGGTTTGCCTTCGCCGGCGCCGTCGCCGCCGCGCTGGCCGATACGTTCTCCAGCGAGTTCGGCGGCCTCTTCGATACGCCGCGGCTCATCACGACCCTTCGGCCGGTCGCACCCGGTACCGACGGCGCCGTCACCTGGCAGGGCGTCGTCGCCGGCCTCGTCGGGTCGGCGATTATCGGCGGCCTCAGTGGCGTCTTTTTCGGCCTCAACGCGCCGGGCGTCCTACTCGTCGTCTTCGCGGGCGTCGTCGGGATGACCGTCGATAGCCTCCTCGGAGCCACGCTCGAAGGCGACTATCTCGGTAATCAGGGTGTCAACCTGCTGGCGACGCTGTCGGCCGGCCTCGTCGCGGGTCTCGCGGCGCTGTGGCTGTGA
- a CDS encoding GNAT family N-acetyltransferase, translated as MTVRPLRTADESSVRSLQSLLDYADPDIVDAALVGPFVGRVAIEDGEVVGYAIALPGEEATLSELAVTPESRREGYGRQLVDEIAEVTDADRLVVTTPKENEAAKAFYESLGFDVDERLSGFYADGSDALRLVRRK; from the coding sequence GTGACGGTTCGCCCACTCCGAACGGCCGACGAATCGTCCGTCCGGTCGCTCCAATCGCTTCTCGACTACGCGGACCCCGATATCGTCGATGCCGCGCTCGTCGGCCCCTTCGTCGGCCGCGTCGCCATCGAGGACGGCGAGGTCGTCGGCTACGCCATCGCCTTGCCCGGCGAGGAGGCGACGCTCTCGGAGTTGGCCGTCACTCCGGAGTCTCGACGGGAGGGCTATGGGCGGCAACTGGTCGACGAAATCGCCGAAGTGACCGACGCCGACCGACTGGTGGTCACGACGCCGAAAGAAAACGAGGCCGCAAAGGCGTTCTACGAATCGCTCGGGTTCGACGTCGACGAGCGCCTGTCGGGGTTTTACGCCGACGGGAGCGACGCGTTACGCCTCGTTCGCCGCAAGTAA
- the dnaG gene encoding DNA primase DnaG: MQDTAKYLVHADITADGVVERSDVVGAVFGQTEGLLGDELDLRELQDASKVGRIDVEIDSQNGQSFGRITIATSLDQVETAILGAALETIDRVGPCRSTIEVRRIEDVRAAKRREVVERAKGLLTEAFDESMRSSRDLVEEVRESVRVEDITEYEGLPAGPNVADSDAIIVVEGRADVLTLLRYGIKNAVAVEGTNVPEQVAELTQNRTVTTFLDGDRGGDLILKELAQVGDVDYVAFAPQDQSVEDLSRHEVMAALREKVPYDRVDEETPAASIAPDVDEGASVDAPGKPPSVEPDAGIEADEGSTTVAEEPVPDGSAVAESTADGEAAAVESTTGPAATAVEAADETDTDTAAMDTETVSETSPESEAETETGTEEAESEGDDPETLRGHVEAVVGHETGTVRLLDDSFGIIAEGDADDTFDLVAETEPAPATVVVDGELSQRVLDVAAQRGIGNLVAASTGDFVKQPTSVRVRTADQLLAANEA; encoded by the coding sequence ATGCAGGATACAGCAAAATATCTCGTTCACGCGGACATCACAGCGGACGGAGTGGTCGAACGCTCCGACGTGGTCGGGGCGGTCTTCGGGCAGACCGAGGGCCTCCTCGGCGACGAACTCGACCTCCGGGAGCTACAGGACGCCTCCAAGGTCGGCCGCATCGACGTCGAAATAGATTCCCAGAACGGCCAGTCGTTCGGCCGCATCACCATCGCCACGAGCCTCGACCAGGTCGAGACGGCCATCCTCGGGGCGGCACTGGAGACCATAGACCGGGTCGGTCCCTGCCGGTCGACCATCGAGGTCCGCCGCATCGAGGACGTCCGGGCCGCGAAACGCCGCGAGGTCGTCGAGCGCGCCAAGGGGCTCCTCACGGAGGCCTTCGACGAGTCGATGCGCTCCAGTCGCGACCTCGTCGAGGAGGTCCGTGAGTCGGTTCGCGTCGAGGACATCACGGAATACGAGGGGCTCCCCGCGGGACCGAACGTCGCCGATTCGGATGCCATCATCGTCGTCGAGGGGCGGGCCGACGTGCTGACGCTGCTTCGGTACGGCATCAAGAACGCAGTCGCCGTCGAGGGGACGAACGTCCCCGAACAGGTCGCCGAGTTGACCCAGAACCGCACCGTCACGACGTTCCTCGACGGTGACCGGGGGGGCGACCTCATCCTGAAGGAACTCGCACAGGTCGGGGACGTGGACTACGTCGCCTTCGCGCCGCAGGACCAGTCGGTCGAGGACCTCTCCCGGCACGAGGTGATGGCCGCGCTCCGCGAGAAGGTTCCCTACGACCGGGTCGACGAGGAGACGCCCGCGGCGTCTATCGCTCCCGATGTCGATGAGGGCGCCAGCGTCGACGCGCCCGGGAAGCCCCCGAGCGTGGAACCGGACGCGGGAATCGAAGCCGATGAGGGGTCCACCACGGTCGCCGAGGAACCGGTTCCCGACGGGTCGGCCGTCGCCGAATCGACAGCGGACGGGGAGGCTGCGGCGGTCGAATCAACGACCGGACCGGCAGCCACGGCCGTCGAAGCGGCCGACGAGACGGACACGGATACCGCCGCTATGGACACTGAAACGGTATCCGAGACGAGTCCGGAATCGGAGGCAGAAACGGAGACTGGGACTGAAGAAGCCGAATCCGAGGGGGACGACCCCGAGACGCTTCGGGGTCACGTCGAGGCGGTCGTCGGCCACGAGACCGGCACCGTCCGGCTGCTGGACGACTCCTTCGGCATCATCGCCGAGGGCGACGCCGATGACACCTTCGACCTCGTCGCCGAAACCGAGCCGGCCCCGGCAACCGTCGTCGTCGACGGCGAGTTGAGCCAGCGCGTCCTCGACGTGGCCGCCCAGCGCGGTATCGGCAACCTCGTCGCCGCATCGACCGGCGATTTCGTCAAACAACCGACGAGCGTTCGCGTCCGAACCGCCGACCAGTTACTTGCGGCGAACGAGGCGTAA
- a CDS encoding tRNA-binding protein → MGIEEDPIDPTAFLKDVEMRIGEITSVEPFPEARKDVYKLRVDFGEEELQSAAGLTDLYEPDDLLGSQVVAVVNLGTVNIAGFESQCLVTGVDNGEGDVVHLQPEREVPNGERVY, encoded by the coding sequence ATGGGAATCGAGGAAGACCCTATCGACCCGACCGCGTTCCTGAAAGACGTAGAGATGCGTATCGGCGAAATCACGAGCGTCGAGCCGTTCCCCGAGGCGCGGAAGGACGTTTATAAGCTACGCGTCGACTTCGGCGAGGAGGAGTTGCAGTCGGCGGCGGGTCTCACCGACCTCTACGAACCCGATGACCTGCTCGGCTCGCAGGTCGTCGCCGTCGTCAACCTCGGCACCGTCAACATCGCGGGCTTCGAGAGTCAGTGTCTCGTCACGGGCGTCGACAACGGCGAGGGCGACGTCGTCCACCTCCAGCCGGAACGCGAGGTGCCGAACGGGGAACGCGTCTACTGA
- a CDS encoding DUF3311 domain-containing protein — protein sequence MVSRTERYGWVLVMAVLVALAIPWFLWGDSRMAYGLPLWLWWHIGWMALAALAFWGFATRAWGIGITEPIRGEGEV from the coding sequence ATGGTTTCGAGAACGGAGCGGTACGGTTGGGTACTCGTCATGGCGGTGCTCGTGGCGCTGGCGATTCCGTGGTTCCTCTGGGGGGACAGTCGGATGGCCTACGGCCTCCCGCTGTGGCTCTGGTGGCATATCGGGTGGATGGCGCTCGCGGCGCTGGCCTTCTGGGGCTTTGCGACCCGCGCGTGGGGCATCGGCATCACCGAACCGATTCGTGGGGAGGGTGAGGTATGA